A window of Melopsittacus undulatus isolate bMelUnd1 chromosome 10, bMelUnd1.mat.Z, whole genome shotgun sequence genomic DNA:
TTCATAGCCAAGTGCTGCTGATGCAAAAGGTGTAGTATAggtaagaaataaataataatactgTCCCAAATAAAAACttactttaaaaaggaaagtaagaTGAAACTTGGTACTTTTACAGGGAGCATTACAGCAATTGCAGCTTTGTAGCACAGAtgagctgcagtgttttgtgtttcattCTGACTTGTACGAGGGATGAATGTATTACCCAGGATAAATGGCCAAATGGAGTTGACATACAAGTTATTGAACACCTGTAGAGTTTAAGAGGAGAAACATGCAGTatttggggtgggaagggatggTGACACCCTTTCTCCCCCCATTATTGCCATATACAGTCATGAACAATTGGTTTGGAGGCTAAAAGGCAGCTGAAGAGCCAGGTTTCTGGAACAAGGAGAGGGAGAGCCAGGCTCTGAGCGGGCACGTGGAGAAACTGGACCTCAAAGAAGTCTGGCAAAGCAGGTCACAGAGGTTCCTTGATAACACTTACCATGACAGTGACAAAACACATCCCATCCTACCTCTTTGTATTCAAGATACCTTTTCTTAAGATGTTTGAGGTTTTTAGGATGTTTTCCTGCATTGTCTCTGCCCTGCCATTTATACTGTATCATTCTGGAGggtgctgcttttcctgcctgtggcaggcaTCTGATCTTGTTGTGCAGCTgattttcctcttgtgctgACATTGTTAAGGCCATTAGTGTTGTCCTGCTCTTCAATGCCAGAGATACTTGGTGCCAAGCTCTGATTCCCACAGTAACCACAACACCTTGATCACAGGTCTAATAGGCCAAGACTGGGGCCTCTTACCTGCTGACCTGCTTAAACCAGCTAGACATCAGCTAGAGTAGCTCCTACACAGCTTTAGATGCTTCTCTAGAAGAAACACAGCAGTACCCTTTCTTCCCTTGTCACCTCAGAACTGGTCCCTGCTGTAAACTGATTCATTGTTGGAATTGTTGGAATCACAACAATTGGATGAGATAATGTGGGTTTTTTGCATTCGTGTCTGTGTTACAGGTGAGATCTGCCGTGAGCGTAAGGTGTTCTTCCACACAGATGCTGCACAAGCAATTGGTAAAATTCCTATGGATGTCAACAGCATGAAAATTGATCTGATGAGCATCAGTGGCCATAAAATTTATGGGCCCAAAGGTACTTACTAAAGTGCTTTTCTAGAGACTTGTTTCATGCCTACCTTAAGGTAACCACACAAGGTATGAAGTCAAACCTGTCTGTCATAGTGACTGTTACTTAAACTGTAGAAAACTGTTGGACTGACTTTGGAGTAGTTCAAGCACTGCTGCCAGACACAGAGCTGCAGTAAGTGGATCTTCAGTGCTGATGGGTTGTGAGGTGGCTTCACCAAAGGGAGAGACGCTGTTTTATAAGGGTGTGAGCATTAGGAGTTGTGTCTCTTCAGGAGTTGTTTGCCTGATGCAAAGCAGCATTAATGCTGAAGCAGTTGAAATTAAATAGCTAGGTTTTAGGGCAAAGCTTAGGCCCAGCTGCAGCTTGCAATGAGGAGGTCAAAAGGTAACTGGGAAGTTTAAATTTGTAGTGATTTTTGGTTGCCTTCTACTTCCAGTGGCTTCTCCCCAACTCCATTTGTGCATCTTTGCAGAATGGAGTTTAAAATCCGGCGATGGATTTTCCAGCTGACTCCCAAATAGTAGAAGTTCAGCAGTTGTCACAGTTCATTCAGTTTGGAAAGCTGCATGTAGAAAGGCAGAAATCAGGTTTGCAGTATTCTATGTGCTATTcagaaacaaaaggcaaaatgacTATTTTTTCGATATGTTGTGGTTTTCTCTGTGAGCTCTGAGAGCTAAAGAGGTGTCTCTGGGCAAGGACTAAGGTTTCAACTGGTAATTTTGGGAGGGTAACAGACATTTCATAACTTCTAATGACCAGAAGTTGCAACCATTCTTCTTGTGATGAGTCACTCGTTAGGATAAGCCAAGGCACGTGAAGGCATGAAAATCAAGTTTTTAGGTGAGGAGATGAAAGCAAACTGCCTGGCTGTCAGATCTGGTTCATCTGATCTGCCTATTGGAAACTGGTGCTACTGGTGAGTCTCGCTAATgagaagaaagggagaggaCTCCTGGGACTGGTGCTGGCTTGGTAATCCAAGGAAATCCAAGGAATCTAGAGCTTTCAGCTGGAAGTCAGTAAATGAACATCAGTGAATGAGATATCTGCACTTAAAAACTGCAGTGGAGAGAGTTGAATTTCATTTCTGCACAGGAATTGTGAGAGGGAAGTATTTAGTCCATAGGTGGCTGAAGCAGACTGGGAGAAACTGAGCTTCTCCCATGGTTGGGAGCCTGAGTGAGGAGGAACGTGAACAGCTGGAACAGACATAACTTCCTAGAGAATACTGTGCTTCTCTGTTCATTACATTTCTCTCTAGTGAGGTGTccaaatctgtgttttctgtggaaaTAAGGAATGTTTCCAAGCCTTGGTATCACTTTTCATCGTTTCAGAACTGGATATATATCCTAAGCCAGCTTTCCTCATTTTCCAGGGGTTGGTGCTATCTATGTTCGTCGCCGACCACGCGTCAGGCTGGAGCCCCTGCAGAGTGGGGGTGGCCAGGAGAGAGGATTGAGGTCTGGGACAGTGCCCACCCCTTTAGCAGTGGGCCTGGGTGCAGCATGTGAGGTGGCACAGCAGGAGATGGAGGTATGTGGGAGATTGTCCTGGATTCCAGAAAATACCATAAAGTGGACAGAGTAGTCTTAGATTCCTTCAGtctttttgtgtgcatgtgctcAAGTTAAATTGAATTCTTGTGTTGCAACATTGAGTAAATGTTTTGAGATCTTCAAGGATGTTCTGGGCAGCTGGAAGGTGATTTTCAGCTTTCATCAGTTTCTCTTTTGAAGTGGTTTGAATCTTGATTTTCTGCAACAGATTTACTGTTGACAGTTTTAGTGAAATACAGGTTTGAGTGCTTGTATTCAGCTCTCCATTCTGCACACGTTTATTAGCAGCATCTCTGAAATGGAATAAATCATGTTTATGTAATGTAtattggaagaaaataagactTCCTACCTCATTATTGTACCTAATCCAGTGTACATAAGTTCaagttttctgcagcttttcaaCTAAGAATTGGTTTTTCCTAGCTTGGACAGTTCATTTGCTCAGTCTGGTGTCTAATCCTCTGTGTGCTGTTATATCTGTTTGTGGGCACTAGTGCATTCCTTACAACTGGAATGTAAGAATCCTTTAATATAGTGCCAGTGGGATGTATAAACCAAATGTCTATGTACAGGATCAAGCTTCTTCCTTGGAGACAGGCAGGAATCTGCTGTTTGAGCTGGGCAGTTATGGAAGCTGTTAGAGGCTGCAAAAGCCTCACATCTGGATTCTCTTCATTGCCTGGCAGAAATTCGGCATTTCTAAATCAAGTAATATTTGAGACTAAAGCTTTTTCAAGCATGTAAACAATCATGAATTGCATATGTGTGTCTGCATCAGAGCTGATGTACTCCAGAAGCAGTAACGTATGGTGAGGAACGTCATGTTCCAGTCTAGAACAAGACACTGTGTGTGGGCAGTTCTCACAGTGTAGATGGTGTCATAAAAGCAGAGTTCAGAGTCATTTGCAAGACCATGTCTTTATGTGGTAGTTTGAGAGCTCTGAAGGAAATAAGGGGCACTTACCATAATAGATACCCTTTTGTGTTGCAAAATGCGTCATCTCACGCATTACCTGACTCGGTTCTTTTATGGAAGCCAATTTGACAGCTTGTACATACAGATCTTTCTGAATGGTTTGGGATATTTTTGGAGGCTGAGCTAGCAAGGACCAAAGTGGTAATTCTCTGTTAGAACAGTCATTAGAGCAGGCAAAGCTTGACGGTTTCTTTTGCAGATGTGTTCTTTCCCTGCTTTAACCAAACCCAGCTGCTTCACCTGCACACAGCTGGTGACGGAAAGCAGTTTCAGCGAGGTCAAACTGTGCTCTGTATTTATTCTGGTctcttttctgatttctttataGTATGACCATAAGCGAATCTCACAACTGGCAGAACGACTGGTTACAAAAATAATGAGTGAAATTCCTGATGTGGTTATGAATGGAGACAAAGAGCATCGCTACCCCGGTAATGGGAGCAGAGTCCTGAGCCCATTAGAACTGTCTGTGTTAGTGGCAGTGACTCAGTAGTGCACTTTAGCTGCACACTGTGCAAGTGTTGCCTTGACGTGTAGGATTTACCCTCAGTTTCAGCTGATggaagctttattttctgtttcatttatttgtagGATGCATCAATTTATCTTTTGCTTATGTGGAAGGGGAGAGCCTGCTGATGGCTCTGAAAGACGTGGCTCTCTCTTCAGGAAGGTAGGTGGAATACGTGGGCAGCATAGCAGTGAATTTTGGAGAGAAAATGACATCTGCTGATGGAGGTACAAACTAAGGAGCAGTCTCTGTGCCCTGTATCTGTGTATTGGGTTACTGAGTCAGCCTGGCATGGATTTCATTCTGAGATGTTTAAATGCCACATTTCAAATGAAAGTCAAATTTACcctgaaattaaaaactgaacagaaaagatCCCAAACCCAGGAAAACCAATCTAGAAATTTCTACCTGACAGCCTTGTAGACTGATTACCTGTGATAGCCTTGACATATAACTGCCAGTGACTCACTCATTCTAAAGGCTGCCAGCATTTGAGCAGTTTCTGTCCTTCAGTGGGATTTCACACCAGTGGCAGATCATAACTGCCCAGACAAATACTGGAACTAAATTAGCTCATATGGCCTGTGTttaatgcaaaagcagaaagaaaactgaatacaCTTTATGGAGCTCTGTTGACTCTGCAGAAGCAATGAGTAACATTTCTAAGACAAGCTTGATGCCTCTGGCGCAGTTAATGGAGTGTAAAGATGCCCTCCTTCCCTCACCTATGAGAACAAAGTGGTCAGCAGATCTTGATTCACAGTACGTTGGCACTGTGAACAGGAAGAACAAGTCTGCACATGACTTTCTCTGAAGCTGAGCACTTCTGTAATTTGAAAGTCTCTCTGAGACTCTGCTTTGTGCTGCGTGTTGCAGCCTGTGAAAACTGAGTAACAACATGGAACCAGTTTTGCCTCCTGCTCAAGATGGAagttgtctctgctgctgacaATAACTGAATCATCTTGCTCTGGATTCCTCTGtgtgctgtttttcctttatttgttcTGCTGCCAAACAGCAATGTGTAAAGGTggttttttaacctttttaatgttctggctgtttgtttccttctctggtTAGTTCTGTCTTGGctcctttgtcttttttataTGGCCTTCGCTTCAGCCACCTCTTAGTCTGCATTCACACTGATTCTGCTTGGCGTTATGTTTATTCTTACTGTTTTATCTGTGTTCTTTCTTCTTACCTGTTACTTCATGCTCCTAATCTATAAACCTCATTCTGCTCTAATACCCTCccattccttctttctcttcagcaGGAGAAACACCACACTTCTTGCTTGTGTTCAGGGTTGTTTCCAAGAGGCTGGGGAAGCCAATACAGGTTGTTGTAAAAAGTCCTAGTAGCATGAGATGTCTGTAAGTGACCTGTTCTTTCTTGGAGGAGGTTAGGGAAGTGTTACTTCAGTGTGATGTCTGCATGTGAACAAATGCTTGACAGTGCCTTCCCTTTCCCTAGTGCTTGTACATCAGCTTCTCTGGAGCCTTCCTATGTTTTGCGGGCAATCGGAGCAGATGAGGACTTGGCTCACTCATCTATAAGGTCTGTGGAATGGTCTTTCCTAATGCttccaaatgtttttcttttctgcctaaAAGTAGGTGGTGGATTTATTCCACCCCTCCTCATGCACATAGTGCGTCCTTGAcggttttcttttggtttaggTTTGGCATTGGTCGCTTCACtacagaggaggaggtggatTACACAGTGCAGAAGTGCATACAGCATGTGAAGAGGCTGAGGGAAATGAGGTGAGCTGCCATCTTACTCAATGTGAAGACTTCTTCAGTGCGGTAGTCATTTAAGAGTTGGATTTAGTTGAAAGTAATTGTTTACCTCAAAAATCTAGTGGTGTCTCTGTATAAGCAAGCAGAGTAGGAAGAGGACTGATATTAACAGTAGTGACAAGGAAACAAACCATCTCCCAGATCCCGCCTTTGTCAGGGAAAGAATGCAAGTGGGGCAGGCACTTAGGGCAGTACCTGGAAGTCTCTAAGCCACAGATGGTTTTATTGAATTTATGTATCCataagttgttttattttggtgaaAGTGGAAGACTCCTGACTCATCTGGACAGTGTCAAATGTGAGGGCTCAGCCTCTGAGACACCGGTACTCAATGCCTAAAGTGGGAGCAGGGCATGAGGTGGAGAACCTCCTCTTTCACCTCTTGTATTTTGGGCGGAGGACACAGTTGAGGACCTGAAGCTCACTGACCTGCAGAAGGGGAAGGCAGGTAGATGGGtacctcctggcttcttgtgtaGCTGATAAGATTGTCTGTTTGATTCTTGTTGTTGATGTTGTCCTGTGTGTTTTAACCCtaatttttatcctttctttacAGCCCTCTCTGGGAAATGGTGCAGGATGGAATTGACCTCAAAAGTATTAAATGGACTCAGCACTGAGAAAACATCACTATCCGTGGACTAGATGTGgattaaaatgtgttttctgtacaTTCTTGAGCAAATTATGCAGCACTTCTGATTTTTGACACTTGCAATTTGTCTGGAAAATGACCCTTTCTGATCACAGAGTCTAAGAAGCCAAAACCAGAAATCAGTCTTTATCCCAGAGACAGGCAGGATGATTTAACACCCACTGCATTTATACTGACACACAGAAATTTATGCTAAAGCAGAATTAATTTGTCAATGTATTTtctgataagaaaatgaaatcagtgTGTTATCTGTGGGCAAGTGGAGTCCTGGTGAGAGGAACACCCGTGTAGCTGTtcccctgcagccaggctgcctTCTGCTTGAGGCAggcatcctgcagcagccactgcCTTTGTGCTGCTCAGATGTGTTGTATGGTGAGAGATCCTCAGGTAGGAATCAGCTCAGCATTCCTAGAGGAAGAGGATGCCTCAGTGTGGCTATGTGCCTTCTCAGTTAAGTTGTATGTGCAgataagaacattttttttcttacacagaGTATTTGTAGTGCTTATTCAGACCAGTGTGCATTAATCCTAAACATCCTCTGTGTTACAGGGTTTATGGTGCAATTATGATGCACTTTGCTGTCCCCTCCATTGTGTTTTTCCATGCAGTTTTCTTAGTAAGCAAAGAAAACTGGGATGACTGCAGGAGGGGGATAGGCAGAATATGTCAGCTTCAGTTGCAGCACTAGTTCAGTTGGAACATGAGCAGTAGTGGTGGTGGGCAGAGCAGATGAAGTGCAATGTCTTCATGCAGTCtgggtttttctgttgtgtgtTTTCCCCTCCCCTCATGATCCTTTGCTGTCACTCACAGTTTGCCTATGGGCTGTTGGCTTCTGTCACTTCAGGGAGTCCTGCCTGTTGGAGGCTGTTTGTTTTGTCTGGAATTTATTCTGTGTAACAGACTGTACTTCTGTCTGACTGGAGACTTCCTCGGGAATCCGTTCACTGCAGATAGTGGGGAAAGTGTCTGTTAAACAGGGTTTGATGAGATTAATTCCTGTCAGTGTCTCTCCTTTCTTACTTTTGTTGATCTTTCCAGTAGGAAACTTAACCCTGTATTGCAAAGTGCCTTTGTTACAGTTGCATAAGCAGACAGCTTTCAATTGGTTTTGTTGACTGATGGATGCTGTATGAGCTGCTGAATGTAATACAGACAGTACGTCTTCAGTTCTGGATGGCATCTACCTCGAGGATGAACCATGTGATGTAAAAGCTGAAGTCTCACAAGGTGGATTGTGTTACAGAAGCTTGTGCTTTCTTTGTTACCAAGGACAGACTGGCTGGTTGTAATGCACAGCTAATCCTCAGTTGTTCTGCTTGAAATTAAAGCTTTAGCAGTTTCAGTATTGTAGGGCTGGCACCTTATATTTCATCACATTTTTTAAACTGCCATATATGTATATAGGCTTTAGAGGTGGTGTCTGGGTGATGGTTTATTCCTGGGCTTTACATGTTTCCTGGATTAAGCATGTGGTAATGTTTTCCCACTATGTTTTAGAACTATATGAAATTGTTCTTTGTGTTTCCTggatgataaaaaaaatatataagaCTTAAACGTGGCTACTTTTAGTCTTTTTGAATCCACCTTCTGGCTGAACTGTTCtgagatttaaaatacaaattctgtGTGTAAAGACTGCGGAAACTCATTCACACTGTTCATAATGATGAGGAAGAATTTATAGTGGAGATACTTTTCCTCGGAACAGACAGAAGTAATGCCAGAGTTGAACATCAAGCTGCACACCACTGAATGCTGCTAAGGGGTTTTgtatgggaaagggaagggaacaTGAGTCTAACCCACTCCTACCAGTTTGATGCTGGTGCCAGCAGGAGATGCCTAAAGCTTTTAGAGGGGTTGCATGTCAGCAGGAGAGGAACATAAGGAAATTCCAGCCACTGGTTGGCTTCTTTGGGACCTCACTTAGTTGTATGGGGAGTGAAGAAGAGAAGTTAGACATGCACAAGCCTGCAGGGCTACAACATTACTGAGTCACAAAGACTTGGTAGGATGGCTCCATGACTGCAGTTCTGGAAGGACTCAGGCTTTCCAGGAAGAACAGGTTGGGGAGACAAGAAGGGGGTGTCACCCTCTTCCACCTGGATATGGATGAGGAGTCAACCAAGAGCTTATGGGTCAAGATTAAAGGGCAGGACAAAGACATTACAGTGGGGGTCTGTGATAGGCCAGAAAGACTGAGTGGCTGAGGCCCTTTATGGacagaaactttaaaaatacagacgAAACTTTACAatgttctctgtatttttttcctgtagttgGATACTCTGACAgccttcagttttgttttgggtgaAGGAGATGGATAAATGAGCTTTCAGTAGTTTCCTAGTACCTAAGAAAGACAAATCCCATTCCTTTCTTAACACTATTCTTTTACCTTCCACCAAATCCACATTGTAGGGGAGCATATTGGATATGGTTACCAATGATTCCTGTCCCGTAGCCTCCTGCCTGCCAGTGTTTTCAGAGccacttttcttcctgttaCTGGTAGCTGGGTCCATCATGCTGCCACCTCCTCTTCAGTAGCCTGTCACTTAACATGCTCCTAAATACTAGTCCAGGATTCTGTCCCCTTGCACCCACTCTACAACAGATCTGCTTCTGTCCATCTTCTCCCCATGAAAACTTGGGTATGGCTCTGACAGCAGTTGGAGACCTGTGGGATAATCTGTGTCACAGGCATCTCTTCCAGCTGTGTTCCTAACCCGAACATTTGAGGTGTGAGGACATGAGCTGGTCTGCAGGGCAGTTGTGCAGGGCACTGGGACTTGCTCTCCAGTGCATGGAATCAGTACAGGCATGGTCTAGAGCACTACTGAAGATTATGGAGTTTGGTCTTACATATTTGTGGCTGGCCCTCACAATCAGTGTCTCAAGTGTCTCCACCAGACCTTGTTTCAGCAACAAAAAGCGATTTTTCACATTGCACAAAAGCTGAAAAGCCTCAGGTTTCTTATGGCCTAGCATACTGCAGCGCTGCCCTTTTGTTATCCTGCTGCAGGGTAGCTGGATAAGGGAGAAAATCAACAAGTGTGGGCAGTTTATTGGAAGGGGATGATAGGGGTAAAGGAGGAGTTGGGAGTAGAAAGAGGggatagaaaaggaaacaaactgtgGAGTGGGGGTTATTGTGGTGCACAGAACCCCTGGGCCTGATCCTCTTGCCTCAGGACAGCACTCTCCTAACAGTTTGGCCGAGAGCCCTGTTAAGTGGTGAAGAACAACTAGACTGAATTGCTGAACTCCCAAATCCACTGAAGCATTCACAGTG
This region includes:
- the NFS1 gene encoding cysteine desulfurase, with translation MMLWRLRAAPRAALGVRRLSAAAAEPAPGRSGDGGSALRPLYMDVQATTPLDPRVLDRMLPYLTAYYGNPHSRTHAYGWESEAAMEKARKQVADLIGADSREIIFTSGATEANNMAIKGVARFYKSRKKHIITTQTEHKCVLDSCRSLETEGFQVTYLPVKKNGLVDLKDLEAAFQPDTSLVSVMTVNNEIGVKQPVQDIGEICRERKVFFHTDAAQAIGKIPMDVNSMKIDLMSISGHKIYGPKGVGAIYVRRRPRVRLEPLQSGGGQERGLRSGTVPTPLAVGLGAACEVAQQEMEYDHKRISQLAERLVTKIMSEIPDVVMNGDKEHRYPGCINLSFAYVEGESLLMALKDVALSSGSACTSASLEPSYVLRAIGADEDLAHSSIRFGIGRFTTEEEVDYTVQKCIQHVKRLREMSPLWEMVQDGIDLKSIKWTQH